The genomic region CGAAAGAGAGGCTGCAAAGTATTATTCCAACATCGTCATGCCTTTCGGCTCCCCGGTTTCCAAGCTCCTAGACGACCTCTCAGGGCTTCCTATCGAAATAATAGCTCCGAGTCATGGCATCGTCTGGAAAGATCATGTCGCCGACATCGTAGGCCTATACAAGAAGTGGGCGTCGGACGCTCTCGAAGAGCGCGCTGTAATAGTATATGACACGATGTGGCAGTCGACGAAACATATGGCAGAAGTCCTTGCTAAGCTCTTCGAAGAAAACGATATCTCCTATACTGTCTACAATCTCACCGACACCCACATTTCCGATGTCATGACCGACGTCCTCGCCGCAAAATATATCTGTGTAGGATCTCCTACGCTAAACAACGGCATGCTACCGACGATGGCAGGATTCCTTACATACCTCAAAGGTCTATCCCCAAAGACCCCTCGTAAAGCTATAGCCTTCGGATCGTATGGCTGGGGCGGGCAGAGTATACAACAGATCGAAGCCGTCCTCAAAGAGTGCGGCTGTGAAGTCCCTATAAAAGGTTTAAAGATACAATACGTCCCTGGCGACGAAGATCTCGAGGCCTTCAAACAACAAGCATCAACCCTATTACAGGAGTAAATACCATGAAAAAATATATATGCACAGTATGTCAATATATCTACGACCCTGAAATCGGCGACCCCGACAATGACGTCCCAAAAGGCACACCTTTCGAGTCGA from Waddliaceae bacterium harbors:
- a CDS encoding FprA family A-type flavoprotein, with translation MDTIEIVPGIYWVGAIDWDLRNFHGYRTQRGSTYNAYLIVDDKITLVDTVKAPFADELLERVSAIVDPAAIDYVVVNHVEMDHSGALPHVMSIAKNATVVTSPNGKKGLKHHYKKEWPTHVVNSGDSLSLGKRTLQFTLAPMVHWPDSMVTYIPEDKLLLPNDAFGQHIATSERFDVDVSWDIVEREAAKYYSNIVMPFGSPVSKLLDDLSGLPIEIIAPSHGIVWKDHVADIVGLYKKWASDALEERAVIVYDTMWQSTKHMAEVLAKLFEENDISYTVYNLTDTHISDVMTDVLAAKYICVGSPTLNNGMLPTMAGFLTYLKGLSPKTPRKAIAFGSYGWGGQSIQQIEAVLKECGCEVPIKGLKIQYVPGDEDLEAFKQQASTLLQE
- a CDS encoding rubredoxin, yielding MKKYICTVCQYIYDPEIGDPDNDVPKGTPFESIPDEWVCPECFVGKEFFEIQE